The DNA window GGTATCGACCTGCCGGTCGCGATGGCGTTTCTCGCGGAGTTCTCGCGGCTCTCGGGACGCGGCAACAAGGCCTCCCGTATCGCGACGTGGTGCCCTGTCTGGTACGCCGCGATCAGCATTTCGTATCTGCTCGTGCTGGGTTTCTATTCGACGCTGCCCGCCAGCCATTCAGGTTTGCTGTGGCGTCTGATTCTCGGTTTCGGCGCGGTGCCTGCACTCGTGATCATCGCGGTTCGTAGCCGGTATATCAGTGAATCGCCGGTTTGGGCCGCCAATCAGGGCGATCTGGAGGGCGCGGCGCGTATCCTGAAACGCTCGTACGGAATCGACGCGGAGGTCTCGCGAGACGCAGCAGCCGCCGGTCGCGCGCCGGTTCGCGCAGGCTCGTGGCGCAACTACGGCGCGTTGCTGCGCGGCGTTTATCTGAAGCGGACGGTTCTGGCGACGGTGACCGGCATTGCATCGGCATTCGCTTACAACGCAGTCGCGTTCGGCTTGCCCGTCATCATTTCGAGCTTTCTCGCCCAGTCGATGCTGACCACGATTCTCGCGTCGCTCGTGCTGAATCTCGGCTTCGCGTTCGTCGGCGGTCTGATTGCAGTGCGGATCGTGCCGACGGTCGGCGCGTGGAAATTGACCGTGTTCGGCTACACGCTTCAGTTGATCGCGCTGCTGGGTCTCGCGATCGTGGGACGTCCGTCGTCGACGCCCGAGGTGGTCGCCGCCGTTGCGCTGCTCGCGACGTTCCTGCTAGGCCAGGGCGTCGGGCCGGGATCGCACACGATGACTTTCGCGTCGTTGAGCTATCCGACTTCGCTGCGCGGCGTCGGCGTGGGCTTCAATCAGACGCTGATGCGCGCGAGTTCGGCGGCGTCGCTGTTCCTGTTTCCGGTGCTGGCCGCCGCGTTGAACACGCGCGTTTTCTGGATCATCGCGTTCGCGCCGCTGTGCGGTTTGATCGCGTTGCTGGCGATTCGCTGGGAGCCGTCGGGTTACGACGTCGATGCAGAGGATTTTCAGGTCAACGCGTAAGTTGGTTGGATTGCGTTGACCGTTAAGGCCGGATCAAGCTCTGGTTGCTTTCCAGACAACCAGGTTGATCCGGCCACTTGATATTCAGGCGCCGCGAACGGCCCTTACTTCTCTCCCTCGCCGAACATCGTCAGCCCGACCAGGCTCACCACGCCGCAGCCCAGCACGTACCACGCGGGCGCATAGAAGCTGCCGCTGATCCGCCACAGGTAACTGACGATCAACTGCGCGAAGCCGCCGAATACGGTCACGCCGAGCGCATAGATGATGCCGAGCGACGTCGCCCGCACTTCGGGACGCAACGACTCCAGGATCATCACGAAGCCGGCCGGACCCGACAGCGTCATCAGCCCGATCAGCACGAAAACGACTGCCAGCACGGTGCCGATGGAAGGCCACGCGCGGATCACGTGAAACGCCGGCAACAGCAACACCAGCGACACGATCGACACCGCGTAAAGCAGCTTCTTGCGGCTCGGCACGCGATCCGCGATACGGCCGGCGAGCGGCGAGCCGATCAGCAGCACGACACCCGCCATGCAGCCGGCGAGCGACGCCACGGCCGACGGCATCCCGAGCGTCAACGTCAGGAACGACGGCAGAAAGAATGCGATGGTGTACATCGACGACGTGCCGCCAATCACCAGCATCGTGCCCGCGACAATCTGCCGGAACGGCAGACGCGCCCTCGGTTTCGGCGTCGAGGTTTCGTGTGCGACGGGCAACGTATCGTCGAGATGACGGCGCAGATAAAAGCCGATTGGCCCGATCAGCAAGCCGATCAGGAACGGCACGCGCCATCCCCATGACAGCAAGGCTTCGTGCGGGAGACTCTTCGATAGCGTCACCGCCACCAGCGCACCCACCAGCAGCGCGCCGCCCTGGCTCGCCATCTGCCAGCTAACCAGCGAACTGCGCTGGCCCTTGCTCGCGGACTCCATCAGCAGCGTGGTCGCTGCACCCACTTCACCGCCCGCCGAAAAGCCCTGCAAAAGACGTCCGCAGACGATCAACACCGGCGCCGCGTACCCGATGCTCGCGAACGTCGGCGCGAAGCCGATCACGCCGGTGCCGAGCGCCATCATCAGCACGGTCAGCACGAGTGCCGGTTTGCGGCCCGCGCGATCGGCATACGCGCCGATCACGATCCCGCCGAGCGGACGCACGACAAAGCCGACGCCGAACGTCGCCAGTGACAGCATCAGCGAGCCGAGTTCGCTATCGACCGGAAAGAACAGCTTGCCGATCAGCGCGGCGAAGAAGCTGTAGACCGTGAAGTCGAAGAATTCGAGGCCGTTGCCGAGCGCGGCGGCGACGATCGTCGAGCGGATTGCGCGGTTCGACGGCGCTACGTGCGCCACCTGAGCCACGGTGTCGGATTGGTTTGTTGCGTTCATGCCGAGACACGCCCAGAGATGAAGTAAAAAAACGCGCCCGTTAGCGGCTAACGAAGCGCGCCGCAGGTCCGCTAACGCTGTTCAACTGCACGGTGAACCCGGCAGTTAATCGCTCGCGGACCTGCGGCATCGAGCAGTGCTTATTCCGAGCCTTTCACACCCGCCACCACACGCAGCTTCAGCTTGTTGACGACGGAACTGACGCCCGGCACGCGCTGCGCGACGCTGGTCGCAAGACCGATCTGACTGTTGTCGGCCACTACGCCAGTCAACGTGACCACGCCCCCGTTGGCGCGCACGCGAATATAGCTGGACTTCAGGCCGTGGCGACGTTCGCTGCGCAGCGCACTGCGCACCGACGCCGCCAGTTGTTTGTTCGACACAGCACCGCTTGCCGCGCTGGCGGTAGCAGAAGCCGAAGCGGAATCCGCTTCGGCCGCGCTCGCGCCTTGCGCATATCCGTTGATGCAGGCCGCCATCAGCAGCACTGCGCCCGCTATCTTTATTGCTTTCATGCCTTATCTCCTCATGCAGGGACGACGCCGGATGCGCGGCGTACTTTAAAACTTGTGGTACATGCCGACCAGCACGACGCGCGGCGACTGGTAGTTCTCAAGTGCGCCGTTGGCCCCGGTGTAGCTGGTGCTGACGTAGTCGACAGTCGGCTGTTCACCCGGATACTTGCCATAAGGCGGCGTCGAACCGGTGTTGGTGATCATCGAGCCGCGCACATAGAGCGCCGTGCGCTGCGACAGGTTGTAGTCGTAGCCGAGCGTTATGCCGTACGAACGATCGCTGAAACCGGCCACCGTGCGATACGCGAGTTCCGCGCGAAAATCGTTGCGCTGATAGCGGTACAGGCCACCCAGGGTATAGAGCGAAGCCACGCGGTCACCGGCCAGGCGCGGCGCGAGAAAGCTGTACCCCGCCGACAGCACGTAGTGCCCGGTGTCGTACACCGCGCCCGCCGCGAAGTTGTCGGTACGCACGTACGACGAAGTCGTCAGCGCATTGAGGCCGTAGTTGCCGAGATAGCTGAGCGTGCCGAACACGCGGCCGTCGTAGTAATTCAGCGCGATGGCGCGGGTCGTCACGGTCGGCGCCGTGCTGCCCTGGCTCGCCAGCGACACCGCGACCTGCGCATTGAGCGGCCCGAACCACGGCGTCGAATAGCTGATTGCGTTCGGCAGACGCGCCGGTTCGTAGCTTGCGCCCGGCCCGAGGTCGTAAGTCCACGCGGTCAGAAACGCAACGGCGGACACCGTGCCCACCTGTCCGAAAATATCGACGAACAGCGGTACGCCGACATCGTCCTGCAAGCCGAACTTGAGTTCACCCGTGCTGCGCGAGCCGATCGACACCCACGCCTCGCGATTGAACAGCGTGTTGGTCGTGCCAAGCTGTCCGTTCGAGGCGTTAAAGCCGCTTTCGAGATTGAAGCGGGCACGGTAACCGCCGCCGAGGTCTTCGACACCATAGAAGCCGAACTTCGAGGTCCACTGTCCGCCGCTCTGCTGCACGAATGCGGTTTGCGCGCCTTTGGTGAAGCCCACCGCCTCGTCGACCACACCGTACAGGCTGACCCCAGGCGAGTACGCATTCACCCCGACGTACGGAATGCCCGCGAAATAGTCGTTGAAGAACGAGTCCGACGCCCACGCGCCCTGGCCGGCCACGCCCACCGCGGCCAGCACCGCCGTGCGCAATGCGGTCCGCGCGACACGGCGGCCGGGACGCTTCGATGAAGCAGTGGAACACCAGGAGAACACAGACTGCGGGTTGGTCTTATTCAAAATCCGAAGGCTTCTTGTGGCCATTGATGAACTCATTTCTGGTTGGTCGGTAAACGCGCGCTTCTCTGAAACGCGCGGTATCTCGCGGCGTTGCGTTGGGTTAAAAAATCAGTGGATCAGCCTGCGCGCAGATAGCGTTCGGCAAGCGCGACGGAGTACGCCGCTCCCCAGCTCAGCGCGGCGTCGTTGAAGTCGTACGACGGGTTGTGGACCATGCAGCCGCCCGTCGAGCCGACGCCGTTGCCCAGCAGCACATAGCAGCCCGGCAACTGTTCGGTCATCCACGAGAAGTCCTCGCTGCCCATCACGGCGTCCGGCATCACGGTCAGCGACTGCGGTCCGGCCAACGCTTCGATGGTTGCGATGGCGAGTTCGGCGGCGTTGCGGTCGTTGATCAGCGGGCGGGAAATCGACTTGTAGTCGACCTCGGCGGTCGCGCCATAGGTTTGCGCCTGCATGTCCGCGATCTGGCGAATCCGCTGTTCGAGCATCGCGCGGGTCTCGCTGTCGAGCGCGCGAACCGACAGCTTCAGCGTGGCTGTTTGCGGGATCACGTTGCCCGCCGAGCCGGAATTGAACGCGCCCACTGTCACCACGGCCGCGCGGGTCGGTTCGATGTTGCGCGACACGATGGATTGCAGCGCCAGCACGATGTTCGACGCGGCGACGATCGGATCGCACCCGAACTGCGGCGTCGCGCCGTGCGTGCCCTTGCCGGTGACGGTGATCGTCACCGTGTCCGACGACGCCATCATGCAGCCGTGGCGCAGCGCGAAATGGCCGATCGGCAAGCCGGGCGCGTTATGCAGCGCGAACACCATGTCGCACGGAAAGCGCGTGAAGAGACCGTCTTCGATCATCCGCGTCGCGCCGCCCAGGCCTTCTTCGGCGGGCTGGAAAATTACGTTCAGCGTGCCGTCGAACGTGCCGCGCGTCGCGAGGTGATGCGCGGCGGCCAGCAGAATCGCCGTGTGGCCGTCGTGACCGCACGCGTGCATCGTGCTGGCGACCGTGCTCGCGTACGGCAAACCGGTTTCTTCCTGGATCGGCAGTGCGTCCATGTCGGCACGCAGGCCGATCTTGCGCTCCGACGTGCCGCGGCGGATCTGCCCCACCACCCCCGTCCCGCCGATCCCCACCGTGACCTCGTAGCCCCACTCGCGCAGCTTGCCGGCGACGAGATCCGCCGTGCGGGTTTCCGCGAAACCGAGTTCGGGGTGCGCGTGGATATCGCGCCGGACCGAGATGAACTGTTGTTCCGACTCGCGCAAATCCGCGAGTAGCTGTGCATGTTCCTGCGTCATTCGTGACTCCGTAGCTGGCTGTCATCAGCCGTCAGGACAGAGCGTAGAGACGCGCGGCGAAAATAAAAAAGCACAAATTGTGATGCGCATAACCAGTGGTAATATCTCCCGCATTATGAAAATTCATCATTTACGGGCGCTGGTCGCCGTGTCGGTGACGGGCAGCATCAAGGGCGCGGCCGTGTCGCTGCACGTCAGCCAGCCGGCGATTACCAAGGCCATCCGCGAACTGGAGGACGAGTTCGGCGTGCAGTTGCTCGAGCGCAACCAGTGGGGCGTGGTGCCGACGGCGGAAGGCGCCGCGCTGCTGAACCGGGCGCGCACGGTGGTACGGGAGATGGAGCGCGCCGAAGAAGATATGGCGCATCTGAAAGGGCTGCGCGACGGCAACCTGGTGATCGGCGTGACGCCGATCACCGGCACGGCGGGTCTGACCGAGGCGTTCGTCGAGTTTCGCAAACGCTGGCCGAAGGTCACGGTGGAGTTTCGCGAACTCGGCTTCAATCAGCTTGGCGAGCAACTGCAAAACCGCACGCTCGATCTCGCCTTTACCGCGTTTGCGAAACCGCTTCCCGATTCAGGGGACGCGAAGGAACTGTTCTCGTTCGACACGGTTTTCGTGACCCGCGCCGCCGGTATCTATGCAGGCGCGGATTCGCTCGAAGCCTTGCGCGAAGCGGAGTGGATTCACACCGACGTCACCGAGAATCACGCCACGTTCATTCGCGAGATGTATGAGCGCGCGGGTCTCGCTGCGCCGCATTGCATTACGCGCTGCACGTCGTACGCGTTGTTCTACAGCCTGACTGTGAATACGGATTCGGTGTTCGTCTGGACCCAGCATTCGCTCGATGAAACCGAACTCGGCCGGACTTTCGTCAGGTTGCCGCTGCCCGAGACGCCGCCGCCATTGCGGCTGTATCTGCTGACGCCGCCAGGGTTGCAGTTGACGCGACCGGCCGCGTATTTTCTCGACTGCATTCTGAGCGGGACCGCCGCGAAGAAGCGCGATGCTTCGCTCGCGGCGTCACGCGCGGCGGGGAATCGTCGATAGGGATCGCGTCAGCCCTGCTGTTGGGGCTGAGCTTGCGGTTGCGACTGTGGCGGCTGCGCTTGCGCTTGTGCCGGATCCTGCGCCTGCCAGCCCAGGCCGAGGCTCTTCTGTAGCGACACAAAGTCCTTCAGCAACTCGGCCTGCCCTGCGACGACATTCTGCTGCGCGGTAAATTCTTCGCGCTGCGTGTCGAGCAGATCGATCAGCGTGGAGACGCCTGCGGAATAACGCTGCCGCATCAACGTGGCCGAATGCGTGGCGGAGGCTTCCACCTTCTGCAACGTGACGACATGCTCGCGCTGATGCCCATAGCGCGACAACGAAGAATTCGCGTCCTGAAGCGCGCTGAGCACCGACTTCGTATAACGCGCTTCGGCTTCGTCGCGCGACGCTTCAGCCGCGTGCACGCTACCCAGCGTGCGGCCAAAATCGAACGCATTCCATTGCAGATACGGCGCGCCGACCCAACTGAAGTTGTTCTTGCGGATCAGATGTCCAGGATCGCTTGCGCTGAAGCTGATATCGCCGAGCAGCGTCAACTTCGGGAAAAAATCGGCAACGTGTTCGCCGATCTGCGCATTGCTCGATGCAAGCCGCCGCTCCGCCGCGCGAATGTCGGGGCGCTGCTGCAACATCGTCGACGGATCGCCGACCGCCACCGTCGCCGGCATTGCCGGTAATGGCCGCGTGCCCGCGAGTTGCTGGTCGAGTGCGCCGGGCTCGCGGCCGGTCAGCACGGCGAGTCGGTCGAGCGAATCGGTGACTTGTGCGTCGAGCGGAATCAGCGTGGCGCGCGTGTTCTGAACCTGCGTGTTCAGGCGTTCGACGTCGACGTCCGCCGCCGTGCCGCGTTCGCGGCGCTGCTGCGTGAGCGTCAGCATTTTCTGCTCGGTTTCCGCCTGACGCTGCGCGAGTTCGAGCCGCGTCTGCTGATCCCGAAGATCGATGTAGGTCTGCGCGACTTCCGCCGCGAGCGAAACCTGGGTGTCCGCGAGATCGGCGTCGACGGCTTCCGCATCGGCCGACGCTGCTTCGATCGCGCGCCGCGTGCCGCCGAACAGATCGATCTCCCACGACGCGTCGAAACCCGCCGTATAAAGCTGCAACGGCCCTCGTCCCGACGACGCAGCGCTGCTGCCTGAGGAACTTGAAGAACTGCTCGAACTCAGCGCGCTCAGATCGGGCTCGCGCATGCGCACGGCGGCGGCATCGCCGGAAATCTTCGGCAACGCATTCGCACGCTGGGTCTGCAATTGCGAACGCGATTCCCGCAGACGCGCCTGCGCAATATGCACATCAGGACTGTTCGCCAGCGCGGCGGCGACCAGATCGTTGAGCTGCGGATCGCCGAACGCGAGCCACCACTGCTTCGGCGCGGGCGACGTGCTCGTGCCGGAAGCGGGCGCGCGCACGAAGGTCGCGCTGCTGTGCGCGTCGCGCGCGACCATCGGCGCACCGTGATAGTTGGGGCCGACCGTGCAGCCGGACAGAACGGTCAGGCCGGACAGAAGCGCCACGGCGGCCGCTGCAATACACGAAGGACGGTTGAACATCATGTTGAGATGAGAAGGCATTAGTGTCCAGCAGACGAAGGCGGCGGCGCGCCTCTGCGCGGTGTTTTCAGAAGCAGCGCGAGCGGAATGCAGGCGAGCAGCGCAATACCGAGCAGATAGAAGGTTTCCGAATAGGTCATCACAGTGGCCTGCACCTGGATCTGCGCGCCGAGTTGGCCGAGCGCGCGCATCTGCGAGTACGCCATGTCGCCGGTATGGGCGAACCAGTTCGCCGCGTTGGCCGCGATGCTCTCCTGGCCGATGGTCGAATTGGCGCTGACCGACTCGCGGATCATCGCGGTATGGAAGGTCGTGCGCCGGTCGATCACGGTGCCGATGATCGCGAGACCAATCGAGCCGCCAAGGTTGCGCGCCATGTTGTAGAGACCGGCGGCATCGCCGGAATCTTCACGCGACACTGCTGCCATCGACGCCTGATTCAGCGGCATCATCGCGAGCATCTGGGCCGTGCCGCGTATCAGTTGCGACCAGACGAAATCGTGGCCGACGCTCTGCGCGGTCAGGCTGATGTCGATCATGCAACTGAGTGCGTACAGCACCAGCCCGGTGATGACCAGCACGCGGAAATCGAACTTGCCGAGCAGTTTAGGCAGCACCGGCATGATCATGAAAGCGGGCAAGCCGGACAGCAGCATGATCGCGCCGGACTGCTCGGCGTTGTAACCCGCGACCACGCCGAGAAACTGCGGCACCAGGTACGACACGCCATACAGCGCCGCGCCGACCGCCGACACGATCACGATCACGCTCGCGTAATTGGGGTTGCGCATCAGGCTCAGCCGCAGGATCGGCTTCTTCGCGGTCATTTGCGATGCCGCGATCAGGCACATGCCGAACAGCGACAGGCATGTGAGCCCGACGATCATCGGCGATTCGAACCAGCGTTCGCGCTGCCCTTCTTCAAGCACCACCGTCAGCGAACTGAGGCCGATTGCGAGACCGGCGATGCCGAGCCAGTCCGCCTTCAGAAACGCTTCCCAATGCGGCTTGTCCGACGGCAGACCGACGATCAGCAGCGTCATCAGCGCGAGGCAGATCGGCAGGTTCATGAAGAAGCACCAACTCCAGCTGATGTTCTCCGCGAGCCAGCCGCCGACCACCGGCCCGAGCAGCGGCCCGAGCAACACGATCAGCCCGAACATGGTCATGCCGACCGGCAACTGCGACATCGGCAGCCGCGTACGGATGATGGTCTGCGCCGTCGGAATCAGCGCGCCGCCCGTAAAGCCCTGACCGATGCGGCCGGCGATCATCATCGGCAATGTGTGCGACCAGCCGCACATCATCGAGAACGCGATGAACAGCGCCGAATTGGTGAGCAGGAAATTGCGCAGGCCGAACACGCGCGTGAGCCATGCCGCGAGCGGAATCATCACGATTTCCGACATCAGATAGCCGGTCGAGATCCACGTGCCTTCGGTGCCGGTGGCGCCGATTTCACCCTGGATCTGCGGCAGCGCCGAGTTCGTGATCGAGATGTCGAGCGTAGCCATCAACGCGCCGAGTGCACCAGCCGCGACGGCGATCCAGTCGCCGACGCTGGCCCGCTCTTCGGCGTGCG is part of the Paraburkholderia fungorum genome and encodes:
- a CDS encoding MFS transporter, which translates into the protein MSTTFAPSSPAVSPTGPAKPVIRSASDVSDLVNRGAAAGSNARIVVAIALGGVFLDAYDLGALAFGLKDVAREFSLTPAGTGLVASAITFGAIFGAFFGGFLTDKIGRYRVFMADMFFFVVAALACAFAPNAWVLGGARFVMGLGVGIDLPVAMAFLAEFSRLSGRGNKASRIATWCPVWYAAISISYLLVLGFYSTLPASHSGLLWRLILGFGAVPALVIIAVRSRYISESPVWAANQGDLEGAARILKRSYGIDAEVSRDAAAAGRAPVRAGSWRNYGALLRGVYLKRTVLATVTGIASAFAYNAVAFGLPVIISSFLAQSMLTTILASLVLNLGFAFVGGLIAVRIVPTVGAWKLTVFGYTLQLIALLGLAIVGRPSSTPEVVAAVALLATFLLGQGVGPGSHTMTFASLSYPTSLRGVGVGFNQTLMRASSAASLFLFPVLAAALNTRVFWIIAFAPLCGLIALLAIRWEPSGYDVDAEDFQVNA
- a CDS encoding efflux transporter outer membrane subunit translates to MPSHLNMMFNRPSCIAAAAVALLSGLTVLSGCTVGPNYHGAPMVARDAHSSATFVRAPASGTSTSPAPKQWWLAFGDPQLNDLVAAALANSPDVHIAQARLRESRSQLQTQRANALPKISGDAAAVRMREPDLSALSSSSSSSSSGSSAASSGRGPLQLYTAGFDASWEIDLFGGTRRAIEAASADAEAVDADLADTQVSLAAEVAQTYIDLRDQQTRLELAQRQAETEQKMLTLTQQRRERGTAADVDVERLNTQVQNTRATLIPLDAQVTDSLDRLAVLTGREPGALDQQLAGTRPLPAMPATVAVGDPSTMLQQRPDIRAAERRLASSNAQIGEHVADFFPKLTLLGDISFSASDPGHLIRKNNFSWVGAPYLQWNAFDFGRTLGSVHAAEASRDEAEARYTKSVLSALQDANSSLSRYGHQREHVVTLQKVEASATHSATLMRQRYSAGVSTLIDLLDTQREEFTAQQNVVAGQAELLKDFVSLQKSLGLGWQAQDPAQAQAQPPQSQPQAQPQQQG
- a CDS encoding BON domain-containing protein — encoded protein: MKAIKIAGAVLLMAACINGYAQGASAAEADSASASATASAASGAVSNKQLAASVRSALRSERRHGLKSSYIRVRANGGVVTLTGVVADNSQIGLATSVAQRVPGVSSVVNKLKLRVVAGVKGSE
- a CDS encoding MDR family MFS transporter gives rise to the protein MAESSAAAPAAPNVPAGPHAEERASVGDWIAVAAGALGALMATLDISITNSALPQIQGEIGATGTEGTWISTGYLMSEIVMIPLAAWLTRVFGLRNFLLTNSALFIAFSMMCGWSHTLPMMIAGRIGQGFTGGALIPTAQTIIRTRLPMSQLPVGMTMFGLIVLLGPLLGPVVGGWLAENISWSWCFFMNLPICLALMTLLIVGLPSDKPHWEAFLKADWLGIAGLAIGLSSLTVVLEEGQRERWFESPMIVGLTCLSLFGMCLIAASQMTAKKPILRLSLMRNPNYASVIVIVSAVGAALYGVSYLVPQFLGVVAGYNAEQSGAIMLLSGLPAFMIMPVLPKLLGKFDFRVLVITGLVLYALSCMIDISLTAQSVGHDFVWSQLIRGTAQMLAMMPLNQASMAAVSREDSGDAAGLYNMARNLGGSIGLAIIGTVIDRRTTFHTAMIRESVSANSTIGQESIAANAANWFAHTGDMAYSQMRALGQLGAQIQVQATVMTYSETFYLLGIALLACIPLALLLKTPRRGAPPPSSAGH
- a CDS encoding LysR family transcriptional regulator, with product MKIHHLRALVAVSVTGSIKGAAVSLHVSQPAITKAIRELEDEFGVQLLERNQWGVVPTAEGAALLNRARTVVREMERAEEDMAHLKGLRDGNLVIGVTPITGTAGLTEAFVEFRKRWPKVTVEFRELGFNQLGEQLQNRTLDLAFTAFAKPLPDSGDAKELFSFDTVFVTRAAGIYAGADSLEALREAEWIHTDVTENHATFIREMYERAGLAAPHCITRCTSYALFYSLTVNTDSVFVWTQHSLDETELGRTFVRLPLPETPPPLRLYLLTPPGLQLTRPAAYFLDCILSGTAAKKRDASLAASRAAGNRR
- a CDS encoding M20 aminoacylase family protein — protein: MTQEHAQLLADLRESEQQFISVRRDIHAHPELGFAETRTADLVAGKLREWGYEVTVGIGGTGVVGQIRRGTSERKIGLRADMDALPIQEETGLPYASTVASTMHACGHDGHTAILLAAAHHLATRGTFDGTLNVIFQPAEEGLGGATRMIEDGLFTRFPCDMVFALHNAPGLPIGHFALRHGCMMASSDTVTITVTGKGTHGATPQFGCDPIVAASNIVLALQSIVSRNIEPTRAAVVTVGAFNSGSAGNVIPQTATLKLSVRALDSETRAMLEQRIRQIADMQAQTYGATAEVDYKSISRPLINDRNAAELAIATIEALAGPQSLTVMPDAVMGSEDFSWMTEQLPGCYVLLGNGVGSTGGCMVHNPSYDFNDAALSWGAAYSVALAERYLRAG
- a CDS encoding porin — protein: MNKTNPQSVFSWCSTASSKRPGRRVARTALRTAVLAAVGVAGQGAWASDSFFNDYFAGIPYVGVNAYSPGVSLYGVVDEAVGFTKGAQTAFVQQSGGQWTSKFGFYGVEDLGGGYRARFNLESGFNASNGQLGTTNTLFNREAWVSIGSRSTGELKFGLQDDVGVPLFVDIFGQVGTVSAVAFLTAWTYDLGPGASYEPARLPNAISYSTPWFGPLNAQVAVSLASQGSTAPTVTTRAIALNYYDGRVFGTLSYLGNYGLNALTTSSYVRTDNFAAGAVYDTGHYVLSAGYSFLAPRLAGDRVASLYTLGGLYRYQRNDFRAELAYRTVAGFSDRSYGITLGYDYNLSQRTALYVRGSMITNTGSTPPYGKYPGEQPTVDYVSTSYTGANGALENYQSPRVVLVGMYHKF
- a CDS encoding MFS transporter; translation: MNATNQSDTVAQVAHVAPSNRAIRSTIVAAALGNGLEFFDFTVYSFFAALIGKLFFPVDSELGSLMLSLATFGVGFVVRPLGGIVIGAYADRAGRKPALVLTVLMMALGTGVIGFAPTFASIGYAAPVLIVCGRLLQGFSAGGEVGAATTLLMESASKGQRSSLVSWQMASQGGALLVGALVAVTLSKSLPHEALLSWGWRVPFLIGLLIGPIGFYLRRHLDDTLPVAHETSTPKPRARLPFRQIVAGTMLVIGGTSSMYTIAFFLPSFLTLTLGMPSAVASLAGCMAGVVLLIGSPLAGRIADRVPSRKKLLYAVSIVSLVLLLPAFHVIRAWPSIGTVLAVVFVLIGLMTLSGPAGFVMILESLRPEVRATSLGIIYALGVTVFGGFAQLIVSYLWRISGSFYAPAWYVLGCGVVSLVGLTMFGEGEK